The window AGCAGTATGTAAGTAGAAAGGTGGGAGTAAACCAACATTCTgaagaaataaataagaaagtgGTTTTGATATAGTTTTGCAGTTTGCATGCAATTTCTCAAAATTAGCATCAGAACTGTACAAGACAAATTACCATGTTAGTCTTTGCACCAGTTAGTCTATGAACCAGTTTATGAAAATGATAGAGATTGCTGATCCATGTAACAAAAGATTGGCGTCAGAAGGCAGAGGTTCAGGAACTAGGATATAATTGGAAGACATACCATGATCATATGGAAGCCAAGCAGATCTGAGTCTGATAAGTGAATGAATAGAAGAAGCGCTGGATATGAATGTAGTTAGTAATAACAGCTCATAAGGATGATTCACAAATTCACTATCAGTCCCCTGCTGCCTGTTTCAAAAGCCCGAAAGGACTAGAATCCCTCGCAGCAACAACCAAAACAAGAAAAGAGGGTGGACATGTTCTCAGGACTGACTTACCTATAGAAGAAGAAACTGCTACAGCTGCAATTTCCAGCTCTTTCAGCTGCTGTTTCTTGCTATTAGGAAAAAGAAGCTGCTGTCAGAGTCCGTGTGTTACTGTTGCCTTAGAATAGCATGGGGCCGCTGTTTTGAGGATGGCATGGAGTGTGACATCTTCTCTGCAGGGACACTATTCTCTTCTCTTCTCGGGCATCCTAAAGTAGGCAGGTAACTCAAAAGACCCATTAGAAAGTCCTGTGTGAATGATCCAACAGAAAATGTGTCTCTGAGTACACACATAAGCGGTTTAATGGAGTTCTACCATGTCCAAAATACCACACATGATTAAAGTTATAATAAATACTTAATTttccataatgggatcctatttTTCTCCCAATACTAGGGCCTGTATGCTGTGGGGAACTTTCTGCCAAGTGAAGAGAACATGTTTCATCAGAACCAGCACAGAGAACCATTAAGGTCTTTGACTGACATGAGCCAAGATGCCAGTAGAATTTTGCCTGGTAAAAATGGCCCAAGCAATGATGCTATCTCCACTCACCATGCTGAGAGTATGTTAAATAGGAACCACAGAGAAACCGGCTCCCTGACTAACCTCAAAAGAGCAAATGCTGATGTAGAGATAATAACGCCACGAAGTCCAATGGGAAAGGAGAACATGGTCACTTTCAGTAACACTTTGCCAAGAGTCAATACACCTGCAATGGAAGAGTCAGCTCGTCGGAATGCAACTATTCATGCATCTATGGATTCTGCCCGCTCAAAGCAGCTTCTCTCCCAATGGAAGAACAAGAATGAAAGTCGGAAGTTGTCCCTGCAAGTAATAGAGACAGATTCTGGACAATCACCACCCCGAGCAATTGAAATGAGGTCAAGTTCTGAGCCATCCAGAGTGGGAGTTAATGGGGATCACCATGGGCCTACCAATCAGTACTTGAAAATTCAGCCTGGTAGCATGCCAGTCTGTAACAGTGTTGGTCTTTCTGGTCCAAGGGTTTCTATTCAGTCACGCCCTGGTTCTTCACAGCTTGTGCATATTCCTGAAGAGACACAGGAGAATGTCAACACATCTCCAAAAACTAGCACAGCTAGAGCTAAGTGGTTGAAAGCTGCTGAGAAGACAGTTGGGTGCAGAACCAACAGCCAGCCAAGAATCATGCAGGTCATTGCCATGTCCAAGCAACAAGGTGTGCTGCAGGGCAGCCCTAAGAGCTCCGAGGGTAGCACAGTCACCTGTACGGGAGCCATCCGATATAAAACCTTGACAGATCACGAACCGAGCAGTATTGTAAGAGTAGAGGCCCATCCTGAAAATAACAGGCCTATAATCCAGATGCCATCAGAAGGGGAAGGGAGTGGCTCCTGGAAATGGAAAGCCCCTGAGAAAGGAAGCCTTCGTCAAACATATGAGCTAAATGATCTAAACAGGGACTCTGAGAGCTGTGAATCTTTGAAAGACAGTTATGGATCCAGTGACAGGAAAAGAAGCAACATTGATAACAGTGAGCACCACCACCATGGGATAACTACGATAAGGGTCACGCCTGTGGAAGGGAGTGAGATTGGTTCAGAGACCCTGTCCATTTCCTCTAGCCGTGACTCCACGCTTCGAAGAAAAGGTAATATCATTTTGATTCCTGAAAGAGGCAGCAGCCCGGAAAATACCAGGAACATCTTCTACAAAGGAACATCTCCAACAAGAGCATACAAAGAATGAAAGCTGATGACTCCAGCAAAGCAATGCCACTCACAATCAATACTGTTTGGTACGAGCTTTTGTGCTCTCTTTATTTTTGAGCTGATGCCGAAATAATCTTAATGTGCCAAAATATCAACCATCAGCCTGACTGTTTTTGGATGTTGCTGATGTGTAGTGATTGTGCATGAGTTTGTGGATTTCATGTCGCAGGGGGGAAAAGCACAATGCAAGAACCTAACCAACTGGAAGTGTTTCCTAACAGGTTTTTGGTTTggagtttgttttttgtttggatTCTAGTTATTTTTCAAGTGGGAAAGATGTCAACAAAAACAGTGTTCTTAAATCTAGACACCTTATTTCCTGAATGTGccaattttttaatttatatatagcTACATACATAGGTCCAAGGACCAATGggagggggattttttttaacagcaagAGCTGTACCAGTGTGTATGTTCACCTTTGCGGGTTTTGCACCAAAATTTAATACACGTCGGTGCTGATTCTACCTTAACATTTTTGGAAAACTTACATACCTGTTCAGCTCTACAGACATATGACATTTTTAATGTGTAATTCCTTTTATGTAATATTGCTGAAAATACAAAGCTGGCTGCATTCATTTTAGACTAGAAAAATATTGATTGCTTTGTTATAGTAGATCTTTCACATTAAAAGGTTGCAAAGGTATAGTGTAGTTCTTTGAAATGAACCACAACAGTGTGGGTGATATTCTATGAACAGAgaatctttttttctctcctggtAAAATTTACTGCTGCTCTCCAAAATGTGTTTAGTTACAGGTGCTACtaataaaatgtcactttttagtaaGCTAACTTGGAACCGGTTTGAACATTGGggtttttattttctaaacaggAGCTTTTACTGCACTCATTCACAACCTATAGTCTTTTAACCATTTTGAAATCTGTCTCATTACTGATCTTTCCTTTAT of the Eublepharis macularius isolate TG4126 chromosome 5, MPM_Emac_v1.0, whole genome shotgun sequence genome contains:
- the PLPPR4 gene encoding phospholipid phosphatase-related protein type 4, with the protein product MNIARRSRIASAAAAARCRQGLFPGGERGGQEALIAAALEQEEIRRFLAQGERGGRACGRPGLALPGEEDALGCAFLPHRQGPPGECDLGGRHWGRSRGRLPGNSCAAAAAASAANSLPPPAAHLLPASMAAAKERQKSKVTKESVTLLPCFYFVELPILASSVVSLYFLELTDVFKPVHSGFSCYDRSLSMPYIEPSQEAVPFLMLLSLAFAAPAITIMVGEGILYCCLSKRRNGIGAEANINAGGCNFNSFLRRAVRFVGVHVFGLCATALITDIIQLSTGYQTPYFLTVCKPNYTSLNVSCSENSYIVEDICSGSDPVVINDGRKSFPSQHATLAAFAAVYVSMYFNSTLTDSSKLLKPLLVFAFIICGIICGLTRITQYKNHPVDVYCGFLIGGGIALYLGLYAVGNFLPSEENMFHQNQHREPLRSLTDMSQDASRILPGKNGPSNDAISTHHAESMLNRNHRETGSLTNLKRANADVEIITPRSPMGKENMVTFSNTLPRVNTPAMEESARRNATIHASMDSARSKQLLSQWKNKNESRKLSLQVIETDSGQSPPRAIEMRSSSEPSRVGVNGDHHGPTNQYLKIQPGSMPVCNSVGLSGPRVSIQSRPGSSQLVHIPEETQENVNTSPKTSTARAKWLKAAEKTVGCRTNSQPRIMQVIAMSKQQGVLQGSPKSSEGSTVTCTGAIRYKTLTDHEPSSIVRVEAHPENNRPIIQMPSEGEGSGSWKWKAPEKGSLRQTYELNDLNRDSESCESLKDSYGSSDRKRSNIDNSEHHHHGITTIRVTPVEGSEIGSETLSISSSRDSTLRRKGNIILIPERGSSPENTRNIFYKGTSPTRAYKE